In Hominilimicola fabiformis, a single genomic region encodes these proteins:
- a CDS encoding SLOG family protein, producing MDKSKTCFFTGHRKIAQSKIEIVKAQLAENIEKMITEYGVNTFIDGGALGFDTIAAETVIEMREKYQNIKLVMYLPCYGQSKMWKESEQFRYRMVLSKADKIIYITESVYTDDCMKLRNLKMIKDSSFCIAFCLMQKSGTGFTLRNAENVGIEIVNIADEIY from the coding sequence GTGGATAAGAGCAAGACGTGCTTTTTTACGGGACACAGAAAAATAGCACAATCAAAAATTGAAATTGTAAAGGCACAACTTGCCGAGAATATAGAAAAAATGATTACCGAATACGGTGTTAATACGTTTATAGACGGCGGTGCACTTGGTTTTGATACAATAGCCGCAGAAACTGTAATTGAAATGCGTGAGAAATATCAGAATATAAAACTTGTTATGTACCTTCCCTGTTACGGTCAGAGTAAAATGTGGAAAGAGAGCGAACAATTCAGATACAGAATGGTACTTTCAAAAGCCGATAAGATAATTTATATTACCGAAAGCGTGTATACGGACGATTGTATGAAATTGAGAAATTTGAAGATGATTAAAGATTCATCATTTTGTATTGCATTTTGCCTTATGCAGAAAAGCGGAACAGGTTTTACGCTTCGTAATGCGGAAAATGTAGGTATTGAAATTGTAAATATAGCTGATGAAATATATTAA
- a CDS encoding GerAB/ArcD/ProY family transporter — MIDRKKMTTLLINVISVKMLLTFPKIMIINSGNAAWIECIYNTLIVIGLFWITTKLYRSNKNIIQLAEMTGKKWLKIIVGVVAFVVLLINYSSIIRIFPETVKIVLLQDFKIEFIIPIFMLAIGIGAYIGLEPIARVNNMFMPLAGIVLLLSLILLIPYFNINNIFPILGNGVYSITVKGINTISLFSDILLLNILLPYCENTSEAKKSGWRAIYISATIGVVILLSYCLIYPYPVSREFMIPVYQLSRVIHLGNFFSRFEVIFQFVWSILVLIYSSIYVYALCYVWQITFDLKYYKPLILPVVIISGIVAVLPSSVVDLVKSERLENIIVYPVAFLLPILFGFYSKKIYNKRTVNEESGESE; from the coding sequence ATAATGATTATAAACAGCGGAAATGCAGCATGGATAGAGTGTATATACAATACGTTGATTGTAATAGGACTGTTTTGGATTACAACCAAACTATACAGAAGTAATAAAAATATAATACAGCTTGCTGAAATGACAGGCAAAAAGTGGCTTAAAATAATAGTCGGAGTTGTTGCTTTTGTAGTTTTATTGATAAATTATTCGTCAATTATAAGAATTTTCCCCGAAACAGTCAAAATTGTACTCTTGCAGGACTTCAAAATAGAATTTATAATACCGATATTTATGCTTGCTATAGGAATAGGTGCATATATAGGTCTTGAACCGATAGCAAGAGTAAATAATATGTTTATGCCGCTTGCCGGAATAGTGCTGCTGCTGTCGTTGATACTTTTGATACCGTATTTCAATATAAATAACATATTTCCGATACTCGGCAACGGGGTTTACAGTATAACGGTCAAAGGAATAAATACAATTTCACTGTTTTCGGATATATTGCTGTTGAACATTCTGCTTCCCTATTGTGAAAATACTTCAGAGGCAAAAAAGAGCGGTTGGAGAGCAATTTATATAAGTGCAACTATCGGAGTAGTCATTTTACTGTCATATTGCTTAATTTATCCTTATCCGGTTTCAAGAGAATTTATGATTCCCGTGTATCAACTGTCGAGAGTGATACATTTGGGTAACTTTTTCAGCAGATTTGAGGTAATATTCCAATTTGTATGGTCAATTCTTGTGCTTATATATTCATCAATTTATGTATATGCACTGTGTTATGTGTGGCAGATAACATTTGACCTTAAATATTATAAACCGCTTATACTTCCTGTTGTGATAATAAGCGGAATTGTGGCTGTATTGCCGAGTTCTGTTGTGGATTTGGTTAAATCTGAACGGTTGGAAAACATAATAGTATACCCCGTGGCATTTTTATTGCCTATTTTGTTCGGATTTTATTCAAAAAAGATATATAACAAACGAACTGTAAATGAGGAGAGTGGTGAAAGTGAGTAG
- a CDS encoding Ger(x)C family spore germination protein, whose amino-acid sequence MSRIRIIITIIVVVLTTLLTGCTGKEPNEIAYVVALGIDSTDDDNYKITIQYANTTQISGGASESGGKAGSEIVDNVTIEAPNIYAGVGLANNIVSKSFSMSHAKLIVFSKEIAEKGVKDMIETLVRSEEIRPDVFIAVANTTANDYLTSVNPEMEVNPAQYYQLIYQKNQLVGIPDGQLREFFTGLYTDNYDSILPVAGVIEGSGGNSQNDDKGQSKDGQNEGSEGSSESLDSFESKSSNEKDENEKEKDAEKNTSKYEYDIKNYIGGETTIEKKNKAEAIGAAVFEKDKMVGELGEVETEICKMLKGDYTYSYLTYYNNDTPDIPITVKTTQQKKPKYKIDTDKKTVDIELYIESDLYSLPADYNVENKIEDFERDVANYTSSACTEFINNFTKKYNSDILKLNEKVKYKFLTNNQYNWFKKNVGWSEYKFSVCTNFKVRRTGLIVRE is encoded by the coding sequence GTGAGTAGAATACGAATAATTATAACTATTATAGTAGTCGTTTTAACAACACTCCTCACAGGCTGTACAGGAAAAGAGCCGAATGAAATCGCATATGTGGTTGCACTTGGTATAGACAGTACAGATGACGATAATTATAAAATAACAATTCAGTATGCGAACACCACTCAAATAAGCGGAGGAGCGTCGGAATCCGGCGGAAAAGCAGGCAGTGAAATAGTTGATAACGTTACTATTGAGGCACCAAATATATACGCCGGTGTCGGCTTGGCGAATAATATAGTAAGTAAAAGCTTTTCTATGTCACACGCAAAATTGATAGTATTTTCAAAAGAAATAGCCGAAAAGGGCGTTAAAGATATGATAGAAACACTTGTGAGAAGTGAAGAAATCAGACCTGATGTGTTCATAGCGGTGGCAAATACGACAGCAAATGACTATTTGACATCGGTAAATCCTGAAATGGAGGTAAACCCTGCACAATATTATCAGCTAATATACCAAAAAAATCAGCTTGTAGGTATTCCTGACGGTCAATTAAGAGAGTTTTTTACGGGTTTATATACAGATAACTATGATAGTATATTGCCTGTTGCGGGTGTAATTGAGGGATCAGGCGGTAACAGTCAAAATGATGATAAAGGACAGTCAAAAGACGGTCAAAATGAAGGCTCGGAGGGTAGTTCGGAGAGCTTGGACAGTTTTGAAAGTAAAAGTTCAAATGAAAAAGATGAAAATGAAAAAGAAAAAGACGCCGAAAAAAATACAAGCAAGTATGAATATGATATAAAAAACTATATTGGCGGTGAGACCACTATCGAAAAGAAAAATAAAGCTGAAGCAATAGGTGCGGCTGTGTTTGAAAAGGATAAAATGGTCGGTGAACTTGGTGAAGTTGAAACTGAAATATGTAAGATGTTAAAAGGTGACTATACTTATAGTTATCTTACTTATTATAATAATGATACTCCCGATATTCCTATAACCGTAAAAACAACTCAACAGAAAAAGCCAAAATATAAAATTGATACTGATAAAAAGACCGTTGATATAGAATTGTATATAGAAAGTGACCTTTATTCCCTACCGGCAGACTATAATGTAGAAAATAAAATCGAAGATTTTGAAAGAGATGTAGCAAATTATACGAGCAGTGCTTGTACAGAATTTATAAATAACTTTACAAAAAAGTATAATAGTGACATTTTAAAATTAAATGAAAAGGTAAAATACAAGTTTTTAACAAATAATCAATATAATTGGTTCAAAAAAAACGTAGGCTGGAGCGAATACAAATTCTCTGTGTGTACCAACTTTAAAGTCAGAAGAACAGGATTGATTGTGAGGGAATAA